CGTTAAATCCATATttagaaagagaagaaaattgtaCTCAATGAGACCTTCTCATGAACTGGGTCTATGGCTCTATTTAAAATGTAGGAGTTAAACCGGTTGCTGCAGAAGTGGCCCTACAAGATCAAATATATGCCAAAGGACTCTACAATGCTATGGTCAATTGTCAAGATCTCCTCTACCGGCGCTGATAAGCAAGATGGTTACTAGACTCTCCGTAAATAAAAGGGAGGTGCTATATGTTGGCTGACTGAATTTGATTTTAAGGATAATTTCAATCGCTTCTCTTAGATGTAGAATAGAACGATGAGTTCTCCTGCACCGTCTTGGCTCTCCTATCTTTAACGGCTCTCTATCACTCTCTTCATGCTAACCTAACTTTATATGAGTAGGTTCCTTGACATCCCTGCTACCTACCTGGCACACACGGCACCAACGCCACCGCCTTCGTCACAAGCTCTACCAAGCCACAACCCACCGCATATCCAACCGCCACCCCGAGCCTCCGTTTTAAATTTGGTTGGTCCCAAACACTCTAAAATCCCAAAACCACTAGCTCTAACATTGCCCGTAGCGTTCAGTTGCTTGCCGAAAACACTAGCTCTTTTAACCTTGACGAGTCCCTAGCACTCTAAAATCCCAAAACCACAAATCTTAACCTTGGTATGTGGCCTTCAGTTGCTCGTTGACCGAAATCCCTCATGTTTTTGAATCATTGAAAAACTGGAGATGCataaataaaaatgataaatgGTTTTCCTCTAAACATCACATGTTAACCTTAGAACATagatgaaaaacaaaaaacagaATGCCGATCGGTGGGCCACCGTACCTTTTAACCATGGTGGGCCCCACTCCGAGTCCAGGGTACAAAACCGAGTATAAATAGCTGCAACTCCCTCCCACGCCATCAGCAGTGGCCAGCCGCCCTCCcctgtgctgtgctgtgctgtgctgtggATCGCTACGCCACTGTCACCACTCGCTAGTCACCACATCCATCCGCCTACAGCGCAGCGCTGCACTGCAGCATCTCCTATAGGCTGTAGCACCTTGTTCTCCGATCCTACCGGTCTTCTTCCCTGCAAAGCCTGCGGCAAGACGCGCTCCGCTCCAAAACTCAAACGCCTTTACCTGTCTTACTGTCTAGCTCCTCCTGCTTCGAAATCGCTTCGCCTTGATCCAGAAGGAAAGCGGCTACTAGCTAGTTCAGCTGAGGTCTGCCCTGCGCACGCAATCCTGGTAGCAAGCTAGACGCCGCCAGTTATTGCACCGGGGATATCGCTGCGCGGTGAGCGGCGGATAGCTGCGCTGCTACTCCGTGCGTGTGGGGGAGGAGTAATTGTGGAGGAGGCAGGCACGCAAAAGAACGCCCTCGCTTCCCTCGCGCCTTCACGTGATCCATACTTGCGGCCTCCTACCCGTAGCTAGCTCCTTCCCCTCTTGCGACTATATCAAGCACCAATCACACACACACCCAGCTCCTCTCCTAGCGTCTACCAGCTCCTGCTCTCGCGGCGGCTGCCGCCAAGAAAGCGAGGGTGACCGGCCGCCGGAGAGAGATGgttgaggcggcggcggcggccgtggtggTGCGAGAGTACGACGGCGAGAGCGAGCGCGACCGCGGCggcgtggaggaggtggagcgcgCGTGCGAGGTTGGGTCCAGCGGCGCCGGCAAGATGTGCCTCTTCACGGACCTCCTCGGCGACCCGCTCTGCCGCATTCGCAACTCGCCGGCCTACCTCATGCtggtacgtacgtacgtgctCGCTCGCTCTGTCTGCTCTCTACTTACGTGGTGGCTGCAGCGAAGGCCCAGCCAGATGCAGGTGAGCTGCACGGCTCGCTCGATCTGGCTAGCTAGCCTACCACCTGTCCTCCTCCCCGTCCCCCATGCTTCCCGCCCTCCTGTTCCGGTCTTGTTTCCTTTCGTGTCGTCGTGTTTCGTTtcgttttgttttttcttttcctctcgtTCGGGCGTGGGTCCCGGCTGGAGAAGCTCAACTAATTAATGGACTGCCCGAAATGCATGTTTGAACCGCCTGGACACGGAAAGGTCGCGGAGACAGCAACCGGCGGTGGGGAAGCTAACGGCACGGAGATCGCCGGACTAGTCCGCGGCTGCGTCAAGTCCGTCGTCTCCAGTTCCACCCAGACCAGGGATCCCATCTACACCAAGGTCGGCTACATCCTCGGCCTCCGTGTCTCGCCGAGCCACCGGTACGTACGTGCATATGCATCAAGAAACGTACTACTCTACTATACTGCTGTACATGACATTGGTTATACCAGTTTTTTCTTTGTTGTACTGCGAATGCTGTTTTCAAGAATCATGAGAAGGAAAACGGAAAACGGAAAAGATTGTAACTTTGTGCTGCTGTTGCCGTGGCTGCTCGTTTTGCTGCAGGAGGAAGGGGGTGGGGAAGAAGCTGGTGGATCGGATGGAGGAATGGTTCCGGCAAATGCGGGCCGAGTACTCGTACATGGCGACGGAGCAAGACAACGAGGCGTCGGTGCGGCTCTTCACCAGCCGCTGCGGCTACGCCAAGTTCCGCACGCCGTCCGTGCTCGTGCACCCGGTGTTCGGCCACGCGCTCGAGCCCTCGCGGAGCTCGGCCATCGTGCCCCTTGAGCCGCGCGAGGCCGAGCTGCTCTATCGTTGGCACTTCGCCGCCGTCGAGTTCTTCCCCGCCGACATCGACGCCGTGCTGTTCAATGCCCTGTCCCTCGGCACGTTCCTGGCCGTGCCGGCGGGGGCGCGGTGGGAGGGGGTGGAGGCGTTCCTGGCGGCGCCGCCGGCGTCGTGGGCCGTGCTGAGCGTGTGGAACTGCATGAACGCCTTCCGCCTCGAGGTGCGCGGCGCGCCGCGCCTGATGCGCGCCGCGGCGGGCGCGACACGGCTGGTGGACCGCGCGGCGCCGTGGCTCAAGATCCCCTCCATCCCCAACCTGTTCGCGCCGTTCGGGCTCTACTTCCTGTACGGCCtcggcggcgccggcccggaCGCCCCGCGGCTCGCGCGCGCGCTGTGCCGCCACGCGCACAACATGGCACGCAGCGGCGGCTGTGGCGTCGTGGCCACCGAGGTCGGCGCCTGCGAGCCCGTCCGCGCTGGGGTGCCGCACTGGGCGCGCCTCGGCGCCGAGGACCTCTGGTGCATCAAGCGGCTCGCCGACGGCTACAGCGACGGGCCGCTCGGCGATTGGACCAAGGCGCCGGCCGGGCACTCCATATTCATTGACCCGAGGGAGTTTTAGGTTGATAAATACACTTAGGCTTTTAGGTTTTTTTTCCACGGCCGTTCGATCGCGCATCCGATGGCTCCTAGAGTAGCTTCCCAACTCAACCTTTTGAGTTTCAAACACGCGGTACATTTACTTGTACTTTCCACTAGTACTTAGTTAAATTTCGTATGTTTAGATGTGAATACAGTACAGCAGCTCTTCCTTCTACTTGGATGGAAACGGGAGCTGCTGCCTAGTTGTAACCGGTTCGTACTGGACCAGAGTTGAGACCAGCCTTTTAGTACCTTCTCCTTTTATGTCCTTTTCAGAGAACTAGAAAGGTTTGTTAGATTTGCTTCTTTTGTTTGGAGGATATATGCGTCCCCTCTCCCACAATAGATGCTGCCTGAGATCTTTGGGATTCTTTGCGGGGCTTTGATCCGGTTTCGATCGAATCTGTGGTTGTTTGGATTTTGCTTACTGTGACCCGGTGGCTGCTCCGGTCCCATCCGAGATCGATCAAAGTTGAGCTCAAGATCGTGGAGATAATGATTTGATCAGGACGTGAGAATATAATCCTGAGATTGTACGTTTGTCTTGTATTTTAGTTTGATTTTTTGTAAGGCAATTTGAGAAATTTAAATATTGGCTGTTGACTCAAATTGGTAGTAGAGATCATTATTAAGTGAAATTACTACGTAGTTAGTCTGTTTACCTTTCTTTGAGATGATTAGATTTGTATTTTGCATGCGAGACGGTATTATGAATGCGATGTAAGGACATGTGGTTAGTTGTCTTTACTGTTTTTCAAACTATGTTAAATTGTCGGCTTAGTGTTGCAATGGAATTAAAACTTTTGTCATACACTTCATTTACAAAAACATGACATTTCGAAAGTGATTCGACTTATAAAAACTATCAATAACTTTAAAAGTATTTTGATTGGAAACTAAAAATAATGTGTAAATTTGCTTTAAAAAGTAGTTTTTAATAACTTTTTAATATATAACTATAtattcaaatagaaaataatgatcaaatcTACAATAATGAtctaacctatcactaatgtttTCGTGACCAAAGTGAGTAGCTTTATTAGTTGAATTAGATACTTTATCATTTATTGGATAATCATTAGTTATTAGATACTCTCTTGGATCCAAAATATAAATCGCTTTATGATTCCTATCGGTCAATCTTTTTTATCTTTGACAGTTAAATATAAAGAATTTGATAGAATAGCAACATAAAGATAGATGTGAGTAGGTTCatcaaaaaaaaactttgagaaaatataattcttttattttagatatcATATATGTTATAGAAATTAATCGTCAAAGTTCCAACAGTAGATCATGTCGATGTTCAATTAAGAAAATTATATCGATGTCCTaaataacttatattttttatcgAAAGTAATATTTTCATCCCATATAGGCTATTGAAGATAAATTTAGGATCACATATCACAGGAACGCGAGAATAAGTGTTCCAAACACGAGCAAGGGCTTTGCAACATCGTCCCACCAGACGATTCCCGGTCACGGCGACGACCCaaggacaacaacaacaagacTTCATCGATCGAGTCACGCGACGAATTGACTTGACGACTGAATGCCGAAACTATTTAGGTCATCAGCTTGAAAAGAAATTCGGGGCTAATCAGGTGCCTCGAGTCGAGCAGCCGTGCGCCACATACGGACGGCGGTCGCGTCCGTCGCCGTCGTTCATGTTTTCCAACGAAGTTCTAAACGAAAGGACGAGGCGAAAAGGCTAGTGGGATGGAACGGCGACGCTGTGCGCAGCCGCGCACGGCGAGCTCCCCCTCGCTGATCCTGGCGCCATCGCAATCACATcgcgccgtgcgccgccgtgcaTGTTTAAAGGCTCTCACGGCGCTGTAGCCGTCTGACGTGACACGCCGACAAGGCCGTCTCTGAAATTAACTGCACCGGCGTCTCGGCGCCATGCGGATGCGAGCCTCACTGCCTCAGCCTCGGTCGCCTGAAAACGACTGAGATTTCAGTCAATGACCACGCCTGCGGGATTCTAATCCGACGCCTCATGTGTTTCGTCTTCACAGCCTCTCTGAAAAGCCAGGCCTACAACCTAGTGCTTGTGGTACTGTATGATGCAACTCGTGATGACCTCATAGCTCACTCGCAGAGCTGATTCTTGAAGAATCTTGACCTATGAAAACCGAAAGTATTGGGGAGATTTGACATGTTTCTGACTGGAAGCTAATGTTCGTAGCCTCGTAGGTCAGGCTTAATTGGAACATGTCTAATTGTGGTGGGTTTTGGTACCACGTAGATGGACCGGTGCATGCAGGATTATATTTATCTTTTAAGTTTTACCATCTAATCTTCGTCCGAGTACACGCCATTTAGCTCCGCTTTCAACTTGGGATCTTATGGAAGAAATCCCCTCGCAACCGATACATGAGAGAGATGGCCGGGTTCTTTGTCTCGAGGAGAGAGACGGGTTGCTTGCCATATTGCACTGGAAGCAGAGTAGAGAATTACTTTCTCAGGCATAAATTAAGGTGGATGCTAATGATCATGTAtctgtttttgatttttttttcagtcgATGTACTGGACTGTCAAATTTGAATCCAACGATGAATATTTATTCTTCAACCTTAGTCTTGGGTGTTCAACTCCCCTACATCGCTAGCTCCACATCCGTATCCAACGATGCTCTCACTGCTATGTTAACCTGGCATCCTTGTCTTCCGTTCATAGGCACACCGACTAGTTGTTTTTCACCGTCCGTAGCCGGTGGCACCCTAAATCTCCTCCACACAGGCCAACCAGTTTTCTTAAGTATTTCTCTAAACCTGTGAAGTACACCAGTAATCTCTAAAATCTTCTCTTCGAACCCTAAATCTCGCAGGTCGAATCGTAAGCGGCAGTCGTAGTCATACTCCTAAATTTTAAGCACTAAGCCTGAGAAATTAAATCACAAAATTCCCAGCGCCCGTGTAGACTACACTTATGCCACGTAAGTTCCTGGTGCCTCCAAACCAAGCAGAGGCCAACTGTGCGCCGCCCAAGTAATTCTTCAGGAATCGTGTGTTGGGGAGCAGCAACCGCATCCTCCAGCAGTTGTTCTTCCTGCCTGCCGCTGCAGGTACCAAGGAGCGGCCCGACGCTGCTCCTGATCGATCACTAATCCCTGGATTTCCAACCCGGCCTCTGTTGTAACCGATCTTTGTGGGTCCTAATTTCGTGTTTGGACCATCTGGAGGACAGCGGATCCAGCACTCTGCCGATATACGCGAcctgtttgcaacatttctgtGGCCATGGTTTCATTAACCTACTTATGCTCGCATGATCATAAGTCACGTGGCATCTTTTATCTCAACAACGTACGACAAGAACGTTCTCGAGAAACATCGTACGAGAAGATCTTGTTAAGATCACATGCTTCGTCAGATCCAGTACTGCATTATTCTCTAAGACAGCTAGAAGAATCAATTTCTGGTAAGGTAAAGTTACAGTGACTTTGATGCATGATACTATATCTGAGAACAGGATATATGTTGAAAAGATATTcaagggaaaaagaagaaggccTATTGGATGGCCTTGAAGCCACAGATTTTGAGATGACTAAATCGTCACAAGCCAAGCAAATTATGCTAAGAAAATGTGTTTATGATGAGTGGATTGAGGTTCTAACAAACTACGGTGCACCATAACTCTGGTTGTGAATCAAATTGTGATCACATACGGTCCCAAACTTGCTTGACTTTTGTTTGACAAAGAGTGTTTTTACATTACAGAAATGCACGATCAAAATCTCCTAAAAGaccaagaataaaaaaaaagctcaaagATCCTCTCATGTAACCCATTACAGCAAACAAAAATATAGATCTGTGGTACTGATATGAGATGTTGATAGTAGGACGTTACGAAATATTCTATAAAACTAATGCTGAATCGAAATTCACTGCGATTAAACTTTGGCGTTGCTGAATCGAAGAACATAATCTTATAAAGCCGGTAATATTTTCCCTTTAGGTCTCTAGTATTTTCCACGTTTCGGTGCTGCCTTTTTCATTAGCTTGGCTGTGAACTTTTGCACTTCTTGTTTCTtttccctcccttctctctctgtttttttttttaattttttgaaggAATTCACTCCCTTCTCACGTGGTGCCACCAATACCTAGTCGAGTGGTTTTGATTGCTAGTTCCCGTATTATAAGTAGAGAAGCACATGCGCCAACATCACCATAGTTCACTATTCACATGCTCAACCGTCTGAGGCTGCAAATCCATCTCTTAGCTCactttagaatttttttgagagTACAAGTCTAGATGCACTTAATCATGTACACCATACTCACATTCACATATATTTATGTTGATGCATCCTAACACACGTTTAAATTAGAGACTTAACCTCAAGTAGCACGGGGCTCATGCTTTGACTACTAAACATACTAACATGTGTATATATTATTTCTCTCATAATTTAATCTAAAGAAAATATAAGCATCCGTACCAAATTCTGGACTCAAACTTAGGTGGTCAGGTTCTACCAAAGGGATCATAATCAACTGAATCACTCAAGCAAGAAAC
The nucleotide sequence above comes from Phragmites australis chromosome 4, lpPhrAust1.1, whole genome shotgun sequence. Encoded proteins:
- the LOC133915374 gene encoding probable N-acetyltransferase HLS1-like, producing the protein MVEAAAAAVVVREYDGESERDRGGVEEVERACEVGSSGAGKMCLFTDLLGDPLCRIRNSPAYLMLVAETATGGGEANGTEIAGLVRGCVKSVVSSSTQTRDPIYTKVGYILGLRVSPSHRRKGVGKKLVDRMEEWFRQMRAEYSYMATEQDNEASVRLFTSRCGYAKFRTPSVLVHPVFGHALEPSRSSAIVPLEPREAELLYRWHFAAVEFFPADIDAVLFNALSLGTFLAVPAGARWEGVEAFLAAPPASWAVLSVWNCMNAFRLEVRGAPRLMRAAAGATRLVDRAAPWLKIPSIPNLFAPFGLYFLYGLGGAGPDAPRLARALCRHAHNMARSGGCGVVATEVGACEPVRAGVPHWARLGAEDLWCIKRLADGYSDGPLGDWTKAPAGHSIFIDPREF